The sequence TGCTCTTTATCCTCAACGATAACTGCATGTCCATTGACCCGAACGTAGGCGCACTCAAAGAATACCTGACAGACATTACCACTTCGCCTACCTACAACAAGTTCCGTGACGACATCTGGAACCTGCTGGGCAAACTCCCCGTAGGCAAGCGCTTTACCCGCGATATGGCTTCTAAACTGGAAGCAGGTATCAAAGGCGTGGTATCCGGCTCCAGCAACCTCTTTGAATCCCTGAAACTCCGTTACTTCGGTCCCATCGATGGGCATAATATCACCAAACTGGTGGATACCCTGCAGGACCTGAAAGATATTCCCGGCCCAAAACTGCTCCATATCGTTACCACCAAGGGTAAAGGTTATGCACTGGCAGAAAAGGACCAGACTACCTGGCACGCGCCAGGCCTGTTTGATAAAATCACAGGCGAAATCTTCAAAAAAATACCTGATAAGCCACAACCTCCTAAATACCAGGATGTGTTTGGGCATACCATCATAGAACTCGCAGAGCAGAATAATACCATTATGGGTATAACCCCTGCTATGCCTTCCGGCTCCTCCCTCAAATACATGATGGAAAAGATGCCGGATCGCGCCTTTGACGTAGGTATTTGTGAGCAACATGCCGTTACCCTCTCCGCCGGTCTGGCTACGCAGGGTATGCGTGTATTCTGTACCATTTACTCTTCCTTCTTCCAGCGTGCATACGATCAGGCATTACATGACGTAGCTATTCAGAAACTCCCGGTAGTATTCTGCCTGGACCGCGCAGGCTTGGTAGGTGAAGATGGGCCTACCCACCATGGTGTTTACGACATTGCTTATATGCGTTGTGTACCCAATGTGGTGATCAGCTCACCGATGAATGAAGAGGAACTGCGTAACCTGATGTACACTTCCCAGTTGCCTACACAGCAACTACCTTTCGTGATCCGCTATCCGAGAGGACAGGGTGTGATGCCTGAGTGGCGCCAGCCTTTCAAAGAAATTAAAGTCGGTACCGGCCGCAAACTGCGGAGTGGTAAAGATGTAGCGATCCTCTCCCTGGGTCCAGTAGGTAACTTCGTAACTGAAGCCTGCAAAAACCTGCTGGCAGATGATCTGCAACCTGCTCATTACGACATGCGCTTTGTAAAGCCACTCGATGAAGAGATGCTGCATGAAATATTCAGCCAGTTCGATAAAGTGATCACTGTAGAAGACCATGCAGTCAGTGGTGGTTTTGGTAGTGCGGTACTGGAATTCATGGTAGATCATGGGTATACAGCGAAAGTAAAACGCCTGGGTATCCCTGATAGGATCATTGAGCATGGTAAGCCTGAAGAGCTGCACCGTGAGTGTGGTTTTGATGCGGCAGGTATTGCGGCGGCGGCAAGAGAAATGCTGAAAGACAAGATAACAGTAACCGCTGGGTAAGCGTATCAAAAGAATTGAAATAGCATTTAAATAATTTCAAATCCTTTAAAAAAAATAGCTTTTGCCAGTGGGCGAAAGCTATTTTTTTTAAAGGACTTCTTTTATTTGCACATATGTATTTACAGCTTCAGATCATCGCTATCATAAAAGAAACAGCCGATACCTTCACTTACAGGTTGCAGGCCGTGAATGGAGAACCAGTCACCTATGCGGCAGGGCAGTTCCTGACCTTTCTTATCGAATTGCATGGTGTAGAATATCGTCGTTCTTACTCCTTCAGCTCTGCTCCGGGGATTGACAAAGACCTTGCTGTCACAATACGTCGCAGGGAGAATGGAGAGATCTCCCGCCACATTCTTGATCACTGGAAGGTGGGAGACATCATCACCACCCTGCAACCCGCTGGCCGGTTCACGCTGGATGAAGTTCCTGAAAACCCTTTCGATGTATTTTTGTTAGGTGCCGGCAGTGGCATTACACCACTCTTTTCCCTGCTGAAATACATGCTGCATCATCATACAAATGCACATATCAAACTTGTTTATAGCAGCCCTACACAAGAGCAGACGATCTTTCATGAACAATTACAATCATTACAGTCGCAATACAATGAACAATTGCACATCATTTACCTCTTCAGTGCCGAAGGCATTGTGCGCAGACTGAGCAATGGCCTGCTGGAACCACTGGTAAAAGAGCAATTAAAATATGCTGCTTCACTCGCACAATTCTTTGTGTGCGGACCACCAGAATATATGCGTATGGCGCTACTCACACTCACCTTCATGGGGTATAACGAGCAACAGCTGCATAAAGAAAACTTTATAGTAAACACAGCACCTAAGCTGGCGCGTATCGGTGCGCCAACAGATAGTACTATCAAAACAGTACTGATCAAAAAAGGCAGTGAAAGCTATGAGCTTAAAATACCGGGCAATAAGAACATATTGTCCGAGGCCTTGGCTCAGGGCATTACTTTGCCATATAGCTGCAAAGGAGGAGTTTGTGGCTCCTGCACAGCCCGTTGTACGCAGGGAACAATATGGATGGCATTGAATGAAGTGCTCACTGACAAAGAGATGGCACAAGGCTACCTACTTACCTGCACAGGATATGCAGTAAGTGAGACTGTCATTATTGAAGTCTGATTTCCTTTCTGCACAAGTCATGCTGTAAGTAAGCCCCTCATTATTGAAGTCTGATTTCCTGCACGAGCTATACAGTAAGTAAGCCCCCTCATCATTAAAGTCTGTTTCCCTTTAACCAGGCAAGGTCATGAAAAAGCGGAGAATGCATTGAATTCTTCCTGCAATTCTATATATAGCTTTCTGAATGTTTGCATGCGATCTTCCATTGTGGCGCAGTCATCCACGGGACGGTCATCATGTAGTACGGCGAGCTGACCGTTGTTGGAGATCTTTTTTGCACACTGCTTTAAGTCGTGGAACATCTCATCCGATACCTCTAACTGACGGATGAATTGGTTTTGAAAATGCTCAATCTGGGCCAGAGAATCTTCGTCTGATTTCTTGCTGGACAATAATTCAAGACGATTTTGCATTGACCGGATGGTATCTCTGACACTATTCACTTCTACCTTCCAGTCCTGAATCTGTTCGAGCTCTGATGTTTGTGCTGAAACTTCCATAGTATTGATTTTGCTGTGAAAAAAAATAGCTGATCAATCATGCTTTTCTTGCGGAAACAAGTCCTGTTTATAACACATTTCTAAGATACAAACCTTTTCACCAATAGAAAAAGGCAATTTGCTTTTTAACAAATTGCCTTTTCCAACTATATAGGTGCTTTCCCTTTCACTATCGAAATCAAGCTGCAATCGAATTAAATATTACAACTCACTTTATAATATCTCTACATTAAATAGCAGTCTAAGCATTTAATGATGATATCTTTTTTTAGCGCAAGTATGCGTTATACATCCAGATTATTTTTTCCTGTTCGCGAATGTAGGTAGTGATGAGGTCATTGGTACCATCGTCACCTACTTCGGCGCTGAGGGCAGAGACTTCACGTTCTATTTCGATAATGGTTTGGAGGCCGGAAAGTACGTGTTGTACACAGGCGGTGTCCTTGCCTTCGTTTTTTATTTCGTGAATATGAGAGTCGGCGATGTAATCCGAGAAGGCGTGAGTAGGGGTGAACCCTAAGGTTAATATACGTTCTGCGATTTCATCAATTTTAGTTAATGAATCGGTATATAGTTCTTCAAATTTTATATGAAGTGTGAAGAATTTGTCGCCGCGAATGTTCCAGTGAAAGCCGCGTACGTTCATGTAAAAAACCTGGTAGGCGGCTAGCAGGTGATTGAGTTTTTCTGCTAGTTCTTTTGAGGTTTTTTTCTCTAGTCCGATATTGGTTACTGCGGTACTCATATGTTGTAGTTTTTTAAGCTAAAACACAAAATAAATGCCCAAATACCCTATGCCCTAATACCGAATGATCCTGGCGGAATGCTTCGCATTCCGCCAGGATCATTCGGTAGCGGATTCCTTTTCTTTCAGGTAAAGCCTGAAAGAAAAGGAATCCGCAAGTAATTTAAACAGCATTAAGCCAGACTGGCATCCAGCGTAATCTCCGTATTCAACAACTTCGAAATCGGACAATTCGTCCTCGCCTCCTCAGCCAACTCCGCAAACTTCGCTGCATCCAAACCCGGCACCGTCGCCTTCAACTCAAGATGACTACCAGTCACCGCACCATTCTCCAAAGTCACCGTCGCCTTCGTATCCAGGTTCTCAGGCGTAAAACCCGCACCTGAAATCAGGAAACTCAATTTCATTGTAAAACAGCCCGCATGCGCAGCTGCAATCAGTTCTTCAGGGTTAGTACCATTTCCATCCTCGAAACGGCTCTTATAAGAATAAGGGGTGCTGCTCAGTACAGCAGACTGTGTAGTAACTGTTCCTTTCCCGTCCTTTCCTGTACCTTGCCAGTTAGCAGAAGCATTTCTCTTCATGATTCAGTGTTTTGTGTAGTTTAAATAATGTATTTAAAGGGATCTCTAAATTACTACTTCTTTTACTGTTCTCAATCCCGCACCCACGTAGATTTTTCTCTACATTCGGGGAATAAAAAAACCGCCCCGGCCGGGGCGGCTACTCACTATTTCTGGCAATCTATCCTTCAAAAAAAGTTAATGCTCCAAACATCACATTTACTCACTCCACACTTCGATTTGTAGTAATGCTAATTCCAATCTAATGTTCCTTAATACCAGTCCTGATTGCCAGAAATCTTCCTCTATACCTGATTAGGCTTGTTTTACCAACTGCACACTCGCCAGCAGTTTCACTTCTTCACCCAGCAACAGACCACCGTTGTCGGTAGGACCATTGAAGGAAATACCATACTCTTTTCTTGCGATCTTACCTTTTACTTCAAAACCTGCCTTAGTCTGTCCATATGGATCCTTAACGATACCGCTGAATTCTACTGCCAGTTCTACTGGTTTGGTCACACCACGCATAGTCAGGTCACCAGTTACTTTATAGTTCTCGTCGTCTACTTTCTGAATACCAGTAGATACGAAAGTCAGTTTAGGGAATTGTGCTGCATGGAAGAAATCTTCTGCCTGCAGGTGCTGGTCACGTTGCTCATTCTTAGTAGTGATGCCAGCAACTGCTGCTTCGAAAGAGATCTTAGCATCGCTGAAATCATCGCTGCCACTTTCTACAGTAGCATCGTATTGAGTAAAATAACCAGTTACATTAGTGATCATCAGATGCTTAATCTTGAATTCTACATCACTGTGAGATTGATCAATTTTCCAGATTGCCATAAAATAAGAGTTTTAGTTTTTTGAATGTTTTTAAATATCTGAAGGATTAATTGCCTTGTTTGTTCGTTGTTTGATGATGTAAAATTAATCGTTGCAACAACTATTCGGAATGGATAAAAAGAGGAAAGTGGTGGACTTTTTTACTCCACCGAACTAACTAATTGATTATCAAATTGCAAGTTTCCCAGTCTCTTTGAATTCAGAAGGGGTCTGACCGGTATATTTTTTAAAAAAGCGACTAAAGTAGTGAGGATCTTCAAAACCTAACCTATATGCAATCTCTTTTGCTGACAAATCAGTATTATATAAATAACGCTGCGCTTCCAGGATTACCCGGTTACGGATATGCTCACCTGCCGTAATACCTGACTGCTGCTTGCTGATCTCATTCAGCAATACGGGCTTCACATGCATCAGACCTGCATAGTCAGATACATTCTTCAGGGTGGTATATTTATCTTCGATGAGGTTCTTAAACTGTAAAAATAAGGAGCTGTTGTGCGAAGCATGCTGATCCGGGGTAGCGATCATACTACTCCCTTTTATACGGGAGGCCAGTACCAGGAAATAGCGCAGCAATCCATGCAAAGCCGTATCAAAACCTGGCTCCTGGTCCGTCACTTCCTTCTTCATGAGCTGTACCAGCATCTCAAAATCTCTTTCCTGCTCTGGCTGCAGGGTAATCACTGTGCTGAACTGATTGTTGAAGAAGAGGGAGGAATTGATACCCATTAGCGAAGCAGCCTGATCTTTCAGACACATAAACGCGTCCTGGAAAGCAATCATATAACCTTCTACCTTTTCGCTAAAGGTCATGGTATGTACCTGGCCGGGGGCCAGGAAATAAAGTGTATTCTTATTTACTTCGTACGTCATTGCATCAATGGTAGGCTCAATATGTCCCTGCTTGATCCAGTAGATCGTATAGAAGTCATGACGATGGGGTTTACCGTTGGTGGCAAAAAAACTCTCTTTCAGCTCACAGAGACTGGAAGCAACAAAATTGCTATCCGCCTGCGCATAAGCCGGTAACGAAACGATCTCGATATGTTCTTTTTTGTCACTCATTCCATATCAAAAGCTCCCGCTACTTCCAGTTCACGGTCTTCAGGTTCTATAAAATCGATGATAAAATTGTTTCTGCCTTCACCCACCATAATGGTCATGTACTTCATCTGCACCAGTTCCAGCATACCCAGGAAGAGGAAAATGGCGTGCACCCTATCCTGACAATGATCAAAGATCTTTTCAAATGCCAGTGTTTTCTCCTTTTGCGCCAGTTCGATCATGTACTGACGGGAGCCCTCCATGGTGTAATCATATTTATATACCACGTGCTGTGGCTTGTTGTCACGCTGCTTTACCCTTTGCATCACCTTTTCGAAAGTCTGGGTGAGCTTGAAGAGGGTAAGGGTCTGAATCTCAGTGCCCTCGCTGGTGATTTCACCAATAGAAGACAACTCCTTTGCAATATTCCCTCTTTTGATCATCAGCATCCTGTCTGCTTCCTTTTCGGCCAGCTCGGCAGCCGCCTGCTTGAAACGCTTATATTCCAGGATTTTATCAATCAACTCCTGGCGGGGGTCTATTTCCACCCCCTGCTCATCCAGTTCTTTGCGGGGCAGCAGCATCTTGGCCTTGATACGCATCAGGGTAGATACGAACAGGATGAATTCGCTGGCCAACTCAATGTTGATGGATTCCAGGTGGTGAATATAATCCAGAAAGTCGTTGGTGATAGTGGTGATAGGGATATTATAGATATCCAGTTCGTCCCGCTCAATAAAGAAGAGCAGCAGA is a genomic window of Chitinophaga sp. LS1 containing:
- the dxs gene encoding 1-deoxy-D-xylulose-5-phosphate synthase, coding for MFIKILHPTDMNITPGPLLGNIQTPADLRKLSKEQLHEVSEELRQFIIDVVSVHGGHFAASLGVVELSVALHYVFNTPYDQLVWDVGHQAYGHKILTGRRDVFYTNRKYHGISGFPKRDESPYDTFGVGHSSTSLSAALGMAIASKFKGETDRQHIAVIGDGAMTAGMAFEALNHAGVANANVLFILNDNCMSIDPNVGALKEYLTDITTSPTYNKFRDDIWNLLGKLPVGKRFTRDMASKLEAGIKGVVSGSSNLFESLKLRYFGPIDGHNITKLVDTLQDLKDIPGPKLLHIVTTKGKGYALAEKDQTTWHAPGLFDKITGEIFKKIPDKPQPPKYQDVFGHTIIELAEQNNTIMGITPAMPSGSSLKYMMEKMPDRAFDVGICEQHAVTLSAGLATQGMRVFCTIYSSFFQRAYDQALHDVAIQKLPVVFCLDRAGLVGEDGPTHHGVYDIAYMRCVPNVVISSPMNEEELRNLMYTSQLPTQQLPFVIRYPRGQGVMPEWRQPFKEIKVGTGRKLRSGKDVAILSLGPVGNFVTEACKNLLADDLQPAHYDMRFVKPLDEEMLHEIFSQFDKVITVEDHAVSGGFGSAVLEFMVDHGYTAKVKRLGIPDRIIEHGKPEELHRECGFDAAGIAAAAREMLKDKITVTAG
- a CDS encoding iron-sulfur cluster-binding domain-containing protein — encoded protein: MYLQLQIIAIIKETADTFTYRLQAVNGEPVTYAAGQFLTFLIELHGVEYRRSYSFSSAPGIDKDLAVTIRRRENGEISRHILDHWKVGDIITTLQPAGRFTLDEVPENPFDVFLLGAGSGITPLFSLLKYMLHHHTNAHIKLVYSSPTQEQTIFHEQLQSLQSQYNEQLHIIYLFSAEGIVRRLSNGLLEPLVKEQLKYAASLAQFFVCGPPEYMRMALLTLTFMGYNEQQLHKENFIVNTAPKLARIGAPTDSTIKTVLIKKGSESYELKIPGNKNILSEALAQGITLPYSCKGGVCGSCTARCTQGTIWMALNEVLTDKEMAQGYLLTCTGYAVSETVIIEV
- a CDS encoding Dps family protein — translated: MSTAVTNIGLEKKTSKELAEKLNHLLAAYQVFYMNVRGFHWNIRGDKFFTLHIKFEELYTDSLTKIDEIAERILTLGFTPTHAFSDYIADSHIHEIKNEGKDTACVQHVLSGLQTIIEIEREVSALSAEVGDDGTNDLITTYIREQEKIIWMYNAYLR
- a CDS encoding OsmC family protein; translated protein: MKRNASANWQGTGKDGKGTVTTQSAVLSSTPYSYKSRFEDGNGTNPEELIAAAHAGCFTMKLSFLISGAGFTPENLDTKATVTLENGAVTGSHLELKATVPGLDAAKFAELAEEARTNCPISKLLNTEITLDASLA
- a CDS encoding YceI family protein, which codes for MAIWKIDQSHSDVEFKIKHLMITNVTGYFTQYDATVESGSDDFSDAKISFEAAVAGITTKNEQRDQHLQAEDFFHAAQFPKLTFVSTGIQKVDDENYKVTGDLTMRGVTKPVELAVEFSGIVKDPYGQTKAGFEVKGKIARKEYGISFNGPTDNGGLLLGEEVKLLASVQLVKQA
- a CDS encoding helix-turn-helix domain-containing protein is translated as MSDKKEHIEIVSLPAYAQADSNFVASSLCELKESFFATNGKPHRHDFYTIYWIKQGHIEPTIDAMTYEVNKNTLYFLAPGQVHTMTFSEKVEGYMIAFQDAFMCLKDQAASLMGINSSLFFNNQFSTVITLQPEQERDFEMLVQLMKKEVTDQEPGFDTALHGLLRYFLVLASRIKGSSMIATPDQHASHNSSLFLQFKNLIEDKYTTLKNVSDYAGLMHVKPVLLNEISKQQSGITAGEHIRNRVILEAQRYLYNTDLSAKEIAYRLGFEDPHYFSRFFKKYTGQTPSEFKETGKLAI
- a CDS encoding segregation and condensation protein A, producing MAENSYKIKLPQFEGPFDLLLFFIERDELDIYNIPITTITNDFLDYIHHLESINIELASEFILFVSTLMRIKAKMLLPRKELDEQGVEIDPRQELIDKILEYKRFKQAAAELAEKEADRMLMIKRGNIAKELSSIGEITSEGTEIQTLTLFKLTQTFEKVMQRVKQRDNKPQHVVYKYDYTMEGSRQYMIELAQKEKTLAFEKIFDHCQDRVHAIFLFLGMLELVQMKYMTIMVGEGRNNFIIDFIEPEDRELEVAGAFDME